From one Dermacentor andersoni chromosome 1, qqDerAnde1_hic_scaffold, whole genome shotgun sequence genomic stretch:
- the LOC126546318 gene encoding uncharacterized protein isoform X2: MAPRNWKRPLTLIYNDNYKYGNSLYSGALDDIEKRYQASLSRTTFRADRGDLGLSTFSSSNIGSAPEPSAGRPATAATNESDHALLSPSFSAPSRSPVRSMLDADHDLRKARSQGDFGRLRSSALRPNSWSDEEALLEDQSYTRRRRRRKQDRSDFLLSSPTAAAGENIDYYFDKCRELKNELEALHGRVLDAEARARSEAGTLRNKVHTEIAELSVQLEDTTAQNNELQKAVKRQAKQLMAYCDEMQRHMQGAVDDLSTANKRCLDLQNEVDSLRSNLESGLGMSRYASLYGMRHI, translated from the exons ATGGCGCCCCGAAACTGGAAGCGGCCGCTGACGCTCATCTACAACGACAACTACAAGTACGGCAACAGCCTGTATTCGGGCGCGCTGGACGACATCGAAAAGCGCTACCAGGCATCCCTGTCCAGGACGACCTTTAGGGCTGACCGTGGCGACCTCGGACTGAGCACCTTCTCCAGCTCCAACATCGGTTCGGCGCCGGAGCCCTCCGCGGGACGGCCGGCCACCGCCGCTACGAACGAGTCCGACCATGCGCTCCTCTCGCCATCTTTCTCGGCGCCGTCGCGGTCACCCGTGCGATCTATGCTGGACGCCGACCACGACCTGCGCAAGGCGCGCTCGCAGGGCGACTTCGGCCGGCTGCGCAGCAGCGCCCTGCGGCCAAACTCGTGGAGCGACGAGGAGGCGCTCTTGGAGGACCAGAGCTACACGCGCAGGCGACGCCGCAGGAAGCAGGACAGGAGCGACTTCCTCTTGAGCTCCCCGACTGCGGCCGCCGGCGAGAACATCGACTACTACTTCGACAAATG CCGGGAACTGAAGAACGAGCTGGAAGCCCTACACGGCCGAGTGCTGGACGCCGAAGCACGCGCCCGCAGCGAGGCTGGCACGCTGCGCAACAAGGTGCACACCGAGATCGCCGAGCTCAGCGTCCAGCTCGAGGACACCACGGCGCAGAACAACGAGCTCCAGAAGGCCGTCAAGCGGCAGGCCAAGCAGCTCATG GCGTACTGCGACGAGATGCAGCGCCACATGCAGGGCGCTGTGGATGACCTGTCAACGGCTAACAAGCGTTGTCTGGACCTCCAGAACGAGGTGGACAGCTTGCGGTCCAACCTCGAGTCT
- the LOC126546318 gene encoding uncharacterized protein isoform X3, translating into MAPRNWKRPLTLIYNDNYKYGNSLYSGALDDIEKRYQASLSRTTFRADRGDLGLSTFSSSNIGSAPEPSAGRPATAATNESDHALLSPSFSAPSRSPVRSMLDADHDLRKARSQGDFGRLRSSALRPNSWSDEEALLEDQSYTRRRRRRKQDRSDFLLSSPTAAAGENIDYYFDKCRELKNELEALHGRVLDAEARARSEAGTLRNKVHTEIAELSVQLEDTTAQNNELQKAVKRQAKQLMDLQAYCDEMQRHMQGAVDDLSTANKRCLDLQNEVDSLRSNLESGMRHI; encoded by the exons ATGGCGCCCCGAAACTGGAAGCGGCCGCTGACGCTCATCTACAACGACAACTACAAGTACGGCAACAGCCTGTATTCGGGCGCGCTGGACGACATCGAAAAGCGCTACCAGGCATCCCTGTCCAGGACGACCTTTAGGGCTGACCGTGGCGACCTCGGACTGAGCACCTTCTCCAGCTCCAACATCGGTTCGGCGCCGGAGCCCTCCGCGGGACGGCCGGCCACCGCCGCTACGAACGAGTCCGACCATGCGCTCCTCTCGCCATCTTTCTCGGCGCCGTCGCGGTCACCCGTGCGATCTATGCTGGACGCCGACCACGACCTGCGCAAGGCGCGCTCGCAGGGCGACTTCGGCCGGCTGCGCAGCAGCGCCCTGCGGCCAAACTCGTGGAGCGACGAGGAGGCGCTCTTGGAGGACCAGAGCTACACGCGCAGGCGACGCCGCAGGAAGCAGGACAGGAGCGACTTCCTCTTGAGCTCCCCGACTGCGGCCGCCGGCGAGAACATCGACTACTACTTCGACAAATG CCGGGAACTGAAGAACGAGCTGGAAGCCCTACACGGCCGAGTGCTGGACGCCGAAGCACGCGCCCGCAGCGAGGCTGGCACGCTGCGCAACAAGGTGCACACCGAGATCGCCGAGCTCAGCGTCCAGCTCGAGGACACCACGGCGCAGAACAACGAGCTCCAGAAGGCCGTCAAGCGGCAGGCCAAGCAGCTCATG GACCTGCAGGCGTACTGCGACGAGATGCAGCGCCACATGCAGGGCGCTGTGGATGACCTGTCAACGGCTAACAAGCGTTGTCTGGACCTCCAGAACGAGGTGGACAGCTTGCGGTCCAACCTCGAGTCT
- the LOC126546318 gene encoding uncharacterized protein isoform X1, whose translation MAPRNWKRPLTLIYNDNYKYGNSLYSGALDDIEKRYQASLSRTTFRADRGDLGLSTFSSSNIGSAPEPSAGRPATAATNESDHALLSPSFSAPSRSPVRSMLDADHDLRKARSQGDFGRLRSSALRPNSWSDEEALLEDQSYTRRRRRRKQDRSDFLLSSPTAAAGENIDYYFDKCRELKNELEALHGRVLDAEARARSEAGTLRNKVHTEIAELSVQLEDTTAQNNELQKAVKRQAKQLMDLQAYCDEMQRHMQGAVDDLSTANKRCLDLQNEVDSLRSNLESGLGMSRYASLYGMRHI comes from the exons ATGGCGCCCCGAAACTGGAAGCGGCCGCTGACGCTCATCTACAACGACAACTACAAGTACGGCAACAGCCTGTATTCGGGCGCGCTGGACGACATCGAAAAGCGCTACCAGGCATCCCTGTCCAGGACGACCTTTAGGGCTGACCGTGGCGACCTCGGACTGAGCACCTTCTCCAGCTCCAACATCGGTTCGGCGCCGGAGCCCTCCGCGGGACGGCCGGCCACCGCCGCTACGAACGAGTCCGACCATGCGCTCCTCTCGCCATCTTTCTCGGCGCCGTCGCGGTCACCCGTGCGATCTATGCTGGACGCCGACCACGACCTGCGCAAGGCGCGCTCGCAGGGCGACTTCGGCCGGCTGCGCAGCAGCGCCCTGCGGCCAAACTCGTGGAGCGACGAGGAGGCGCTCTTGGAGGACCAGAGCTACACGCGCAGGCGACGCCGCAGGAAGCAGGACAGGAGCGACTTCCTCTTGAGCTCCCCGACTGCGGCCGCCGGCGAGAACATCGACTACTACTTCGACAAATG CCGGGAACTGAAGAACGAGCTGGAAGCCCTACACGGCCGAGTGCTGGACGCCGAAGCACGCGCCCGCAGCGAGGCTGGCACGCTGCGCAACAAGGTGCACACCGAGATCGCCGAGCTCAGCGTCCAGCTCGAGGACACCACGGCGCAGAACAACGAGCTCCAGAAGGCCGTCAAGCGGCAGGCCAAGCAGCTCATG GACCTGCAGGCGTACTGCGACGAGATGCAGCGCCACATGCAGGGCGCTGTGGATGACCTGTCAACGGCTAACAAGCGTTGTCTGGACCTCCAGAACGAGGTGGACAGCTTGCGGTCCAACCTCGAGTCT
- the LOC126546318 gene encoding uncharacterized protein isoform X4, whose translation MAPRNWKRPLTLIYNDNYKYGNSLYSGALDDIEKRYQASLSRTTFRADRGDLGLSTFSSSNIGSAPEPSAGRPATAATNESDHALLSPSFSAPSRSPVRSMLDADHDLRKARSQGDFGRLRSSALRPNSWSDEEALLEDQSYTRRRRRRKQDRSDFLLSSPTAAAGENIDYYFDKCRELKNELEALHGRVLDAEARARSEAGTLRNKVHTEIAELSVQLEDTTAQNNELQKAVKRQAKQLMGMRHI comes from the exons ATGGCGCCCCGAAACTGGAAGCGGCCGCTGACGCTCATCTACAACGACAACTACAAGTACGGCAACAGCCTGTATTCGGGCGCGCTGGACGACATCGAAAAGCGCTACCAGGCATCCCTGTCCAGGACGACCTTTAGGGCTGACCGTGGCGACCTCGGACTGAGCACCTTCTCCAGCTCCAACATCGGTTCGGCGCCGGAGCCCTCCGCGGGACGGCCGGCCACCGCCGCTACGAACGAGTCCGACCATGCGCTCCTCTCGCCATCTTTCTCGGCGCCGTCGCGGTCACCCGTGCGATCTATGCTGGACGCCGACCACGACCTGCGCAAGGCGCGCTCGCAGGGCGACTTCGGCCGGCTGCGCAGCAGCGCCCTGCGGCCAAACTCGTGGAGCGACGAGGAGGCGCTCTTGGAGGACCAGAGCTACACGCGCAGGCGACGCCGCAGGAAGCAGGACAGGAGCGACTTCCTCTTGAGCTCCCCGACTGCGGCCGCCGGCGAGAACATCGACTACTACTTCGACAAATG CCGGGAACTGAAGAACGAGCTGGAAGCCCTACACGGCCGAGTGCTGGACGCCGAAGCACGCGCCCGCAGCGAGGCTGGCACGCTGCGCAACAAGGTGCACACCGAGATCGCCGAGCTCAGCGTCCAGCTCGAGGACACCACGGCGCAGAACAACGAGCTCCAGAAGGCCGTCAAGCGGCAGGCCAAGCAGCTCATG